The following coding sequences lie in one Synechococcus sp. PCC 7336 genomic window:
- a CDS encoding single-stranded DNA-binding protein has product MNSIVLMAEIVTEPEMRYTPDNLAVSSLLVSFPSSRQGEPDAQVRVAAFGETAQQVVDNFAVGDRVTIEGQLHINTVERDGRNEKRAEISARRIYKVSGEFEAAGASDRSASSGASSSRPRPSTPKVEAPAAASPAMDEIPF; this is encoded by the coding sequence ATGAACTCAATTGTGTTAATGGCCGAAATTGTCACCGAGCCAGAAATGCGCTACACGCCAGACAACTTGGCAGTATCTTCTCTGTTAGTCAGTTTTCCCAGTTCGCGGCAGGGAGAACCCGATGCCCAAGTGCGGGTGGCCGCCTTTGGGGAAACTGCTCAGCAGGTGGTGGATAACTTTGCTGTGGGCGATCGCGTCACGATTGAGGGCCAACTCCACATCAATACGGTGGAAAGAGACGGACGCAACGAGAAGCGGGCCGAAATTAGCGCCCGTCGCATTTACAAAGTCAGTGGCGAATTTGAAGCCGCAGGAGCCAGCGATCGCAGTGCATCGAGCGGTGCCAGTAGTTCTCGCCCGCGTCCCAGCACTCCTAAAGTCGAAGCTCCTGCTGCTGCCTCGCCCGCGATGGATGAAATCCCCTTTTAA
- the rapZ gene encoding RNase adapter RapZ: MAAAPIATNDLESALTRKATSSIPDSPKMCNMDRPSPTLVLTGLSGAGKSSALHYLENLGYFCVDSILPHLSLELLEQLQSYYPQVALGLELSRKEFLADFDRISAPLQQRQIPLVFLDAADPVLVQRFSANRRRHPFSDRADGLLAAIQQERQLLQAVERQSTHTIDTTQLSLRQLYARLEPIALGNEQPPLTVSLASFGFKYGVPLDANLVFDIRFLPNPYYIPELRSLTGRDLPIQEFLFGNETAQSTYRQILNTLSQFLPHYLAERRTQVLVAIGCTGGQHRSVAFVERLALGLRDELLPSTAYQLQVTHRNLSHSQAEIAALARPGRGSNRD; the protein is encoded by the coding sequence TTGGCTGCCGCACCCATTGCGACGAACGATCTAGAGAGCGCCCTCACTCGAAAAGCCACCAGCTCGATCCCCGATTCCCCTAAAATGTGCAACATGGATCGTCCCTCACCCACCCTCGTCCTAACCGGCCTCTCTGGTGCAGGCAAGAGCTCTGCCTTGCACTATCTCGAAAACTTGGGCTACTTTTGCGTAGACTCAATTTTGCCCCACCTCAGTTTGGAACTACTGGAGCAATTGCAGTCCTACTACCCTCAAGTGGCACTGGGGCTGGAATTGAGCCGGAAAGAATTTCTGGCTGATTTCGATCGCATCTCAGCTCCCCTCCAACAGCGACAGATCCCGCTGGTGTTTTTGGATGCTGCCGACCCCGTCTTGGTCCAAAGATTTAGCGCCAACCGCCGTCGTCACCCCTTCAGCGATCGCGCCGACGGGCTGCTTGCGGCCATCCAGCAAGAACGCCAACTGCTGCAGGCAGTCGAGCGCCAGAGCACCCACACCATCGACACCACCCAACTATCGCTGCGTCAACTGTACGCTCGTCTAGAACCCATTGCCCTCGGCAACGAACAGCCTCCTCTAACAGTCTCCTTAGCCAGCTTCGGCTTCAAGTATGGGGTTCCCCTCGATGCCAACTTAGTATTCGACATCCGCTTTCTGCCCAATCCCTATTACATCCCCGAACTGCGATCGCTCACGGGCCGAGATCTGCCCATTCAAGAATTCTTATTCGGCAACGAAACGGCCCAATCCACCTACCGCCAAATTCTCAACACCCTCAGCCAATTTCTGCCCCACTATTTGGCAGAGCGGCGCACGCAGGTGCTCGTGGCGATCGGTTGTACGGGGGGGCAACATCGTTCGGTGGCATTTGTGGAGCGGTTGGCATTGGGACTGCGCGACGAACTCTTGCCCAGTACTGCTTACCAACTACAAGTAACCCACCGCAATCTGAGCCACTCTCAAGCCGAAATTGCCGCTCTGGCTCGCCCTGGCAGAGGAAGCAATCGTGACTGA
- the yvcK gene encoding gluconeogenesis factor YvcK family protein, translating to MTDLKLRRSVDQLRKWLLPGLSVKRWLSLASLGLVLFIIGLAIWVDLSPIFRLQQLVETVLRSITRVVPNKISGPLVLVTGLGLILLGLRRTVGSITEVLIPEGDEEELVDKLLTNKRLRRGPKIVVVGGGTGLSTLLRGLKHYSSKITAVVTVADDGGSSGRLRREIGGLPPGDIRNCLTALASEEKLLTELFQYRFKEGEGLSGHSFGNLFITALSEVTGRDLLRAIAATSQVLAIRGQVLPSTLEDVTLWAEMSDGRWVEGESKIAKAKGQIVRVGCNPPQPQATREAVEAIAAADLIVLGPGSLYTSVIPNLLSPEIVEAIARNSAPHIYVCNIMTEPGETSGYTVSDHVMAIDKVAGRRLFDGVLVQKYSPSERAQQRYHSLQSEFVKLDPERLAYLNCRAVLAKVMREDAETGLVRHDSDRLAAMLMRWYGRHKLD from the coding sequence GTGACTGATCTCAAACTGCGTCGTTCCGTCGATCAATTGCGCAAGTGGCTGTTGCCGGGGCTATCGGTCAAGCGGTGGCTCTCGTTAGCCTCGCTCGGACTCGTGCTCTTTATCATCGGCTTAGCCATTTGGGTGGATCTCTCCCCCATTTTTCGCCTGCAGCAGTTGGTGGAAACGGTACTGCGATCGATCACCAGGGTGGTGCCCAACAAGATTAGCGGTCCGCTGGTGCTGGTGACGGGGTTGGGGCTGATTCTGTTGGGCTTGCGACGCACGGTGGGTTCCATTACCGAAGTGCTGATTCCCGAGGGGGACGAGGAAGAACTGGTTGACAAGCTGCTGACGAACAAGCGGTTGCGGCGCGGTCCCAAGATTGTGGTAGTGGGGGGCGGAACCGGTTTATCGACGCTATTGCGGGGGTTGAAACATTACAGCAGCAAGATTACGGCAGTGGTGACGGTGGCGGATGACGGGGGGTCGTCCGGGCGGTTGCGGCGGGAGATTGGGGGGTTGCCGCCGGGGGATATTCGCAACTGTTTGACGGCCTTGGCCAGCGAAGAAAAGTTGCTGACGGAGCTGTTTCAATATCGCTTTAAAGAGGGGGAAGGGCTGTCCGGCCACAGTTTTGGCAATTTGTTTATTACGGCTCTGTCAGAGGTGACGGGGCGGGATTTGTTGCGGGCGATCGCCGCAACCTCTCAGGTGCTGGCAATTCGCGGTCAGGTGCTGCCGTCTACGCTGGAGGATGTCACCCTGTGGGCGGAGATGTCTGACGGGCGTTGGGTGGAAGGGGAATCGAAGATTGCGAAGGCCAAGGGGCAGATCGTGCGGGTGGGGTGCAATCCGCCACAACCGCAGGCGACGCGAGAGGCTGTGGAGGCGATCGCGGCGGCGGATCTGATTGTGTTGGGGCCGGGGAGTTTGTATACGAGTGTGATCCCCAACCTGTTGTCCCCCGAGATTGTGGAGGCGATCGCCCGCAATTCGGCCCCTCACATTTACGTCTGCAATATTATGACCGAGCCGGGGGAAACCAGCGGTTACACTGTGAGCGATCACGTCATGGCGATCGACAAGGTGGCGGGCAGGCGGCTGTTTGACGGGGTCTTAGTGCAGAAGTATTCCCCATCCGAGCGGGCACAGCAGCGCTATCACTCGCTGCAGTCGGAGTTTGTGAAACTCGATCCCGAACGATTGGCTTATCTCAACTGTCGTGCCGTGCTGGCAAAGGTCATGCGAGAAGATGCCGAGACGGGCTTGGTGCGACACGATTCGGATCGGCTGGCGGCGATGTTGATGCGCTGGTACGGGCGCCACAAGCTAGATTAG
- the selD gene encoding selenide, water dikinase SelD, translated as MHPQPTLRDLVLIGAGHSHAIALKLFGMNPIPGVQITLITETTYTPYSGMLPGYVAGYYSVDDCHIDMRPLAQFANARLYLDRAIGLDLENQTVRCANRPPVPYDVLSINIGSIPTKANVPGAEKYAIPAKPIRHFLEHWQQVVKNITRQPDRPWRLAIVGGGVGGVELSLNMRSRLHGILKQAGQPTSNLTIHLFQRGRKLAPDLNAKARQILLNNLLRQGIEVHLEQTAIEVQPNRVLCQSGLAVDCDRIFWVTQASAQPWLAAAGLATDKRGFIALKDTLQSESHPNVFAAGDISAVTCHPRPKAGVFAVRQGKPLYDNLRRHLLGEASKPFKPQQDFLRIVGTGNKSAVATKWNWAWQSPLMWRWKEWIEFRFMGQFRNLDPMPASDRPALPQGMADPETIGELSNLNMRCGGCGSKVGSTVLSRVLQRLQLELGASERSADILVGLDSPDDAAILQVPTDQAMVQTLDYFKTLLDDPYLFGQIATHHCLSDLFAMGATGHSALALATLPYASEEKAEDTLFQLLAGATEVLREAGAQLIGGHTVEGAELGFGLTCNGFVRPDRILRKSGLKPDRVLLVTKAIGTGALFAAHMRLRADGRWIDAAVQSMLQSNRAAALCLQRHGATACTDITGFGLLGHLLEMVEASGVSVQLDLSGVPILPGAIDVFQSGTTSSLHPQNARAARAIRDIEAIDRDPRYPVLFDPQTSGGLLAAVDVARASGCLAELHSLGYEHSSIIGCVVERDDNLPPIQLRAL; from the coding sequence ATGCACCCACAACCAACTCTGCGGGATCTCGTTCTGATCGGGGCCGGCCACAGCCACGCGATCGCCCTCAAACTTTTCGGTATGAACCCCATACCGGGCGTGCAAATCACCCTCATTACAGAGACTACCTATACCCCCTACTCGGGCATGCTGCCGGGATACGTTGCCGGGTACTACAGCGTCGATGACTGTCATATCGACATGCGCCCTCTAGCTCAATTTGCCAACGCGCGCCTCTACCTCGATCGCGCGATCGGTCTGGACCTAGAGAATCAAACTGTGCGCTGCGCCAATCGCCCCCCCGTCCCCTACGATGTTCTCTCCATCAATATCGGCAGTATTCCCACCAAAGCCAATGTTCCCGGTGCTGAGAAGTATGCCATTCCCGCCAAACCCATCCGCCACTTTCTGGAGCACTGGCAACAGGTGGTCAAAAATATTACTCGCCAACCCGATCGCCCCTGGCGACTGGCGATCGTGGGAGGGGGCGTTGGCGGCGTAGAACTGTCGCTAAACATGCGATCGCGCCTGCACGGCATCCTCAAACAAGCCGGACAGCCGACATCGAACCTGACGATTCACCTGTTTCAACGGGGTCGCAAACTTGCCCCCGATCTCAATGCTAAGGCCCGCCAAATTTTGCTGAATAATCTGCTGCGCCAGGGTATCGAGGTGCATTTGGAGCAGACGGCGATCGAGGTCCAGCCCAATCGCGTCCTTTGCCAGTCGGGCTTGGCAGTAGACTGCGATCGCATCTTTTGGGTTACCCAGGCCAGCGCTCAACCGTGGCTTGCTGCAGCAGGGTTAGCCACTGACAAACGCGGTTTCATCGCCCTGAAAGATACCCTGCAATCCGAATCTCACCCCAATGTTTTTGCGGCTGGAGATATCTCCGCCGTTACCTGCCATCCCCGCCCCAAAGCCGGAGTCTTTGCCGTCCGCCAGGGCAAACCCCTATACGACAATCTCCGCCGCCACTTGCTGGGAGAAGCCTCCAAGCCTTTCAAACCCCAACAAGACTTTTTGCGCATTGTCGGCACTGGCAACAAATCTGCTGTTGCCACCAAGTGGAACTGGGCATGGCAATCTCCCCTAATGTGGCGGTGGAAAGAATGGATCGAATTTCGGTTTATGGGCCAGTTTCGCAATCTCGATCCCATGCCCGCCAGCGATCGCCCTGCATTGCCCCAAGGCATGGCAGACCCCGAGACGATCGGCGAGCTCTCCAACCTAAACATGCGCTGCGGCGGATGCGGCTCGAAGGTGGGCAGTACGGTCTTGAGTCGAGTCTTGCAGCGATTGCAATTGGAGCTCGGAGCGTCAGAGCGATCGGCAGATATTCTCGTCGGTCTCGACAGCCCGGACGATGCCGCCATCTTGCAAGTCCCCACCGACCAGGCAATGGTCCAAACCCTCGACTATTTCAAAACCCTGCTAGACGATCCCTATCTATTCGGCCAAATTGCCACCCACCACTGCCTCAGCGACTTGTTTGCGATGGGGGCAACAGGGCATAGTGCTTTGGCACTGGCAACCCTTCCCTATGCCAGCGAGGAGAAGGCGGAAGATACGCTATTTCAGCTCCTAGCTGGAGCAACCGAGGTCTTGCGCGAAGCAGGAGCGCAGTTGATTGGCGGGCATACCGTGGAGGGGGCCGAGTTGGGATTTGGCCTGACTTGTAATGGGTTCGTTCGTCCCGATCGCATTTTGCGCAAGAGCGGGCTCAAACCGGATCGGGTGCTACTGGTCACGAAAGCGATCGGGACGGGGGCTTTATTTGCGGCTCACATGCGATTGCGGGCAGATGGTCGCTGGATTGATGCGGCGGTACAGTCAATGTTGCAATCCAATCGAGCAGCAGCGCTGTGTTTGCAGCGACACGGAGCAACTGCTTGTACCGATATCACGGGCTTTGGGCTGTTGGGGCATTTGCTGGAAATGGTCGAGGCTTCTGGAGTGAGCGTTCAGCTCGATCTGTCGGGCGTACCCATCTTGCCGGGGGCGATTGACGTGTTTCAATCGGGCACGACCAGCTCTTTGCACCCTCAGAATGCGCGGGCGGCTCGGGCAATTAGGGATATTGAGGCGATCGATCGAGATCCCCGCTATCCTGTCTTGTTCGATCCGCAAACATCTGGGGGATTGCTGGCGGCAGTGGATGTGGCGCGGGCCTCGGGATGTCTTGCAGAACTCCACAGCTTGGGCTACGAACACAGCAGTATTATCGGTTGCGTTGTCGAGCGCGACGACAACCTCCCTCCCATTCAACTCAGAGCCCTATAG
- a CDS encoding YdcF family protein — protein sequence MQDSFLTPAVFLFLSKLLPLFVYPLGLGCGLVLVALGLMWKRPRMAAIALSVAFLTLWLSSTAPVSDGLVRSLERRQVPTGPLPTADAIVVLGGATKPSLPPRPGVDVGEAGDRVIYGAQLFREGKAPVILLSGGRIRWRNGGQLSATSEAEDMAQLMELMGVSRQALVLEPDSLNTYENATNIAVILEGRGIRQILLVTSALHVPRALSIFRHLGIEAIAAPTDFLVPDSPDSPSLEQSLLDILPDAERLAHTTRALKEYLGFAIYRLRGWL from the coding sequence ATGCAAGACTCCTTCCTCACCCCGGCAGTGTTTCTGTTCTTGTCGAAACTTCTGCCGCTGTTCGTCTATCCGTTGGGATTGGGCTGCGGCTTGGTGCTGGTGGCTTTGGGATTGATGTGGAAGCGGCCTCGAATGGCGGCGATCGCTCTTTCTGTAGCATTTTTGACACTCTGGCTGAGCAGCACCGCCCCGGTCTCTGATGGGTTGGTGCGATCGCTAGAGCGGCGGCAGGTTCCGACTGGGCCTCTACCGACTGCCGATGCCATTGTGGTGTTGGGTGGAGCAACCAAGCCCTCGCTGCCGCCGCGACCGGGGGTGGATGTGGGCGAGGCGGGCGATCGCGTCATTTATGGCGCGCAGCTCTTTCGCGAGGGTAAGGCTCCTGTCATTTTGTTGAGCGGCGGGCGCATCCGCTGGCGGAATGGGGGACAGCTGTCTGCTACTTCGGAGGCGGAGGATATGGCGCAGTTAATGGAACTGATGGGGGTGTCTCGGCAGGCGCTCGTGTTGGAGCCGGATTCCCTCAACACTTACGAAAATGCCACTAACATTGCTGTCATTTTGGAGGGGCGGGGAATTCGGCAGATTTTATTGGTCACTTCCGCCCTGCACGTGCCGAGGGCGTTGAGCATTTTTCGCCATTTGGGCATTGAGGCGATCGCCGCCCCCACCGATTTTCTCGTCCCCGACTCGCCTGACTCTCCATCGCTGGAACAAAGCCTTTTGGATATCCTCCCCGACGCCGAGCGTCTGGCTCATACGACCCGCGCGCTCAAGGAATATTTGGGCTTTGCCATCTACCGGCTGCGCGGCTGGCTCTAA
- a CDS encoding thylakoid membrane photosystem I accumulation factor, giving the protein MVPPYKFQVPTLLSLWRRLAVGICLLLAIAVTALPVRASIDNDRYDGNIFALYGSNGSIVPPRVSLADSIAQRVPTLLVFYVEDSSDCKRFAAVVGNLQVRYGLGVNIVALNIDALATDDPNGPGQYFDGRVPQTLFFDPDGRITYNQVGDRPITEVENTIRAVYNLEPVAEGDLRRQPFNELQTGFGR; this is encoded by the coding sequence GTGGTTCCCCCGTACAAGTTTCAAGTCCCCACGCTTTTATCCCTCTGGCGGCGCTTGGCTGTGGGCATCTGCCTACTGCTGGCGATCGCGGTGACAGCACTGCCAGTGCGCGCCAGCATCGATAACGATCGCTACGACGGCAATATTTTTGCTCTCTACGGCTCCAATGGCAGCATCGTGCCCCCCCGCGTTTCGCTGGCCGACTCAATTGCTCAGCGGGTACCGACGCTGCTGGTGTTTTATGTGGAAGATAGCTCCGACTGCAAGCGCTTTGCGGCGGTGGTGGGCAATCTACAGGTGCGCTACGGACTGGGGGTGAATATTGTAGCCCTGAACATCGATGCACTCGCCACAGACGATCCGAATGGGCCGGGGCAGTATTTTGACGGACGAGTGCCCCAGACGCTGTTCTTCGATCCGGACGGTCGCATTACCTATAACCAAGTGGGCGATCGTCCCATCACAGAGGTAGAGAATACCATTCGAGCGGTATACAACTTAGAGCCCGTAGCAGAGGGAGACCTGCGACGCCAGCCGTTTAACGAGTTGCAGACAGGATTTGGTCGTTAG
- a CDS encoding FHA domain-containing protein, whose amino-acid sequence MEAASTDRMSDVADKQLLNHALIVKDRNGPKAYWLTAEVYTLGRDASNSIRIDSRFVSRQHALLYRVSDSNGGFFYQILDGDPNGNPSTNGLYINNQRIDFFDLQHGDEIRLSSDVTATYITTPKTFDYILSTYERTKIAG is encoded by the coding sequence ATGGAAGCAGCTTCTACAGACCGTATGTCAGATGTAGCTGACAAACAATTGCTCAATCATGCCTTGATTGTCAAAGACCGGAACGGTCCGAAGGCTTATTGGCTGACAGCCGAGGTGTATACCTTGGGGCGAGATGCGTCTAATAGTATACGAATTGATTCTCGTTTTGTCTCGCGCCAACACGCCCTGCTCTATCGCGTTAGCGATAGCAATGGAGGCTTTTTCTACCAAATTCTCGATGGCGATCCGAACGGCAATCCCAGCACCAATGGCTTGTATATCAACAACCAGCGAATTGACTTTTTCGATCTCCAGCATGGCGATGAAATTCGCTTGAGCTCTGATGTGACGGCAACCTATATCACGACCCCAAAAACCTTTGACTACATCCTATCCACCTACGAGCGCACGAAAATTGCAGGGTGA
- a CDS encoding NAD-dependent epimerase/dehydratase family protein — translation MRVDFAAGAVEQISMRYGREADILHVEGQGSLLHPGSTAILPLIRGCQPTHFILVHRAGQTHNHTFPNFEIPPLPDVIHMYEALAGGGGIFTQSKVAAIALNTHHLDAVEAQQAVGEMRKLTNLPCADPVRDGAEILLDAVLDRAS, via the coding sequence GTGCGAGTAGATTTTGCGGCAGGAGCAGTGGAGCAGATCTCGATGCGTTACGGCCGCGAGGCGGACATTCTGCATGTTGAGGGGCAAGGATCTTTATTGCACCCGGGTTCTACTGCCATACTTCCACTCATTCGGGGCTGCCAACCCACTCACTTCATCTTGGTTCATCGGGCCGGACAAACCCACAATCACACCTTTCCTAACTTCGAAATTCCACCGTTACCGGACGTGATTCACATGTATGAGGCATTGGCTGGGGGGGGTGGAATTTTTACGCAGTCGAAGGTAGCGGCGATCGCTCTCAACACCCATCATTTAGATGCAGTAGAAGCCCAACAGGCAGTCGGCGAAATGAGAAAGTTGACCAATCTCCCTTGTGCCGACCCGGTACGGGATGGGGCAGAAATTCTCTTAGATGCAGTGCTCGATCGGGCTTCCTGA
- a CDS encoding FTR1 family protein: MPSTGCAAGSKVGRVAWKRSPQWQSPSLEQLAMDWSPAIPAFVVTLREGVEAALAVGIVLAYLNRVGRQQLYRWVYAGIGAGVAGSVVVGLLLRWGITVASEVRPEYAPALEPLLEGAIGTIAIVLLSWMLVWMAKQAKQLKGETERAVTAALDRDRGAALGIASLVCVAVLREGFELALFLLAQVQQGWMSVTGAIAGLGGAVAFGLLLFRWGIRINIGRFFQVMGVLLLAIVAGLVVSALADFDEATLALSQLQNFPQLCRTDSPVCWLGPQVWNLHEILPQRQFPGMVLRSLLGYTDRLYLMQAIAYGGFWAIVGGLYTRSLGSQSPTPPPTTPTEGEVPAP; this comes from the coding sequence TTGCCATCTACCGGCTGCGCGGCTGGCTCTAAAGTTGGGCGGGTAGCATGGAAGCGATCGCCACAGTGGCAATCGCCGAGTTTGGAGCAATTAGCAATGGATTGGAGTCCGGCAATTCCAGCGTTTGTGGTGACGCTGCGGGAGGGGGTCGAGGCGGCACTGGCGGTCGGCATTGTGTTGGCCTATCTCAATCGTGTCGGTCGACAACAGCTCTATCGCTGGGTATATGCCGGCATTGGCGCGGGGGTGGCGGGCAGTGTGGTGGTGGGGTTGCTGTTGCGCTGGGGGATAACGGTGGCGAGTGAAGTGCGACCCGAGTACGCGCCTGCGCTGGAGCCGCTGCTGGAAGGGGCGATCGGAACGATCGCGATTGTCTTGCTCAGTTGGATGCTGGTGTGGATGGCAAAGCAAGCCAAGCAACTCAAGGGGGAAACCGAGCGGGCGGTGACAGCAGCCTTGGATCGCGATCGCGGCGCAGCCTTGGGAATTGCCAGTTTGGTCTGCGTAGCGGTGTTGCGGGAGGGGTTCGAGTTGGCCTTGTTCCTGCTGGCGCAGGTGCAACAGGGCTGGATGTCGGTGACGGGGGCGATCGCCGGTCTAGGGGGGGCAGTGGCGTTCGGGTTGCTGCTGTTTCGCTGGGGGATTCGCATCAATATCGGCCGGTTTTTCCAGGTGATGGGGGTGCTGCTGTTGGCGATCGTGGCGGGATTGGTGGTTTCGGCGCTAGCGGATTTTGACGAAGCAACATTGGCTCTATCGCAACTGCAGAATTTTCCCCAATTGTGCCGGACAGACTCGCCGGTCTGCTGGCTGGGACCGCAGGTGTGGAATTTGCACGAGATTCTGCCCCAACGACAATTTCCGGGGATGGTGCTGCGATCGCTCTTGGGCTACACCGATCGCCTCTACCTAATGCAGGCGATCGCCTATGGAGGTTTTTGGGCGATCGTCGGCGGTCTCTATACCCGCAGTCTGGGCAGCCAGTCTCCCACACCGCCACCTACAACTCCGACTGAAGGGGAAGTCCCCGCGCCATAA
- a CDS encoding SLC13 family permease, giving the protein MMQTILTLMVLALAFVSFIAEWLPVDITAISTMVLLMVLGLVDPTEGISGFSNPATITVMAMFVLSAGIARTGALQAVTSILLQWGGRSPARQIVTLGVLVGPISAFINNTAVVPTFLPLIETWAEKLGISASRLLIPLSYLSIMGGTITVIGTSTNVLASGLSQRLGYGEFPLFLFTGVGLSAFCAGLLYLAIVAPRLLPDRQPVNSASIAQRYQLRDYVSEIAIAPDSSLVGQTLRTSSLQRQFDVDVLEIIRNDAHFPQPLADKLLQVGDILLVRCDREELLKIKQEKGIYILPERKFNSQSPSPELVTEEDGIAEVLILGNARVVGSTLKELRFRQRYNVTVLAIRRGQELVRERLGKVPLRFGDILLVQGPKQSFLGLQTSRDLLVINERDLETLRTDKAGVAVAIGVGAVLLAAFELLPILVSALLGAVLMVLTGCLKPGELYAAIRWDIIFLLAGLIPLGIAMDNSGATQWLADLFVGASGELTGYWILVFFYLATSLLTEILSNNASVVLMLPIAAKAAESLGLNPLSFMLAVTFAASCSFMTPIGYQTNTMIYTAGGYKFLDFTRVGAPLSLMLTFLTPFLIVRIYGL; this is encoded by the coding sequence ATGATGCAAACAATTCTTACCCTGATGGTTTTGGCCTTAGCCTTTGTCAGCTTTATTGCTGAATGGCTGCCAGTGGATATTACAGCCATCTCTACCATGGTGCTGCTCATGGTGTTGGGGTTGGTGGACCCCACGGAGGGGATCTCGGGCTTTAGCAATCCTGCCACGATCACGGTGATGGCGATGTTTGTGCTGAGTGCGGGCATTGCCCGCACGGGGGCTTTGCAGGCAGTCACGAGCATATTATTGCAGTGGGGAGGGCGCAGTCCGGCACGGCAAATTGTGACACTGGGGGTATTGGTGGGGCCGATCTCGGCCTTTATTAACAACACGGCGGTGGTTCCCACATTTTTACCCTTGATTGAAACCTGGGCAGAAAAGTTAGGGATATCGGCTTCTCGTCTGCTAATTCCGCTGTCGTATCTCTCGATTATGGGAGGTACCATCACGGTTATCGGCACTTCCACTAACGTGCTCGCTAGCGGCCTGTCACAGCGGTTGGGCTATGGGGAATTTCCGCTGTTTTTATTCACGGGGGTGGGATTGTCGGCTTTCTGTGCGGGCTTGCTCTACTTGGCCATCGTAGCCCCTCGACTCTTGCCCGATCGCCAGCCGGTCAACTCGGCTTCGATCGCCCAGCGATACCAATTGCGAGACTATGTGAGCGAAATTGCGATCGCCCCCGACTCCAGTTTGGTCGGACAAACGTTGCGGACCAGCTCTCTGCAACGACAGTTTGATGTGGATGTATTGGAAATCATTCGTAACGACGCTCACTTTCCCCAGCCACTGGCGGACAAACTGCTGCAGGTGGGGGATATTCTGTTAGTCAGGTGCGATCGCGAAGAACTCCTTAAAATCAAGCAGGAGAAAGGCATCTATATTTTGCCCGAGCGCAAATTTAACTCTCAATCTCCCTCCCCAGAATTGGTCACTGAAGAAGACGGTATTGCCGAAGTTTTGATCTTGGGTAATGCCCGCGTTGTGGGCTCGACGCTGAAAGAATTGCGCTTCCGGCAGCGCTATAACGTTACGGTGTTAGCTATTCGGCGCGGTCAAGAGCTGGTGAGGGAACGCTTGGGCAAAGTACCGCTGCGATTTGGCGATATTTTGTTGGTGCAGGGACCCAAACAGAGCTTTTTGGGGCTACAAACTAGCCGAGACCTACTCGTCATTAACGAACGAGATCTGGAAACACTGCGCACCGATAAGGCGGGTGTGGCAGTGGCGATTGGGGTGGGCGCAGTCCTGCTAGCCGCATTCGAGCTGTTACCCATCCTGGTCAGCGCTCTATTGGGGGCTGTATTGATGGTGTTGACGGGGTGCCTCAAGCCGGGGGAACTCTACGCCGCCATTCGATGGGACATTATTTTTCTGTTGGCAGGGCTGATTCCGCTGGGGATTGCCATGGACAATTCAGGGGCAACGCAGTGGCTGGCCGATCTGTTCGTGGGGGCCAGTGGCGAGCTGACCGGGTATTGGATTTTGGTGTTCTTTTACCTGGCAACGTCACTACTGACCGAGATCTTGTCCAATAATGCTTCGGTGGTGTTGATGCTGCCGATCGCTGCCAAAGCCGCCGAAAGCTTGGGCTTGAACCCGCTCTCGTTTATGCTAGCGGTCACCTTTGCTGCCTCCTGCAGTTTTATGACCCCCATCGGCTATCAAACCAACACCATGATTTACACTGCTGGCGGCTATAAATTTCTCGATTTCACCCGCGTCGGTGCCCCCCTCAGTTTAATGCTGACCTTCCTAACCCCCTTTCTGATTGTCCGCATCTACGGGCTGTAA